A genomic region of Streptosporangium lutulentum contains the following coding sequences:
- a CDS encoding TetR family transcriptional regulator, with translation MPSQPATRVTGDRQRDPDRTKAEILAVAQGEFARHGYAGARVDEIAALTRTTKRMIYYYFGGKEQLYIAVLEKAYSEVRAVERTLDVEHLAPVEAIRTLAELTFDHHDAHRDFIKLVSIENIHQAEHIRKSEVLANLGTPVLDVISQILDAGQASGAFVTDADAVDVHMMISAFCFFRIANQHTFGALFGRDLTTSEHRDRHRKMIGEMVVAYLTGAGGPAGA, from the coding sequence ATGCCCTCGCAGCCCGCCACCCGCGTAACCGGGGACCGCCAGCGTGACCCCGACCGCACCAAGGCGGAGATCCTGGCGGTCGCCCAGGGCGAGTTCGCCCGGCACGGCTACGCCGGCGCCAGGGTGGACGAGATCGCCGCTCTCACCCGGACGACCAAGCGGATGATCTACTACTACTTCGGCGGCAAGGAACAGCTCTACATCGCCGTCCTGGAGAAGGCCTACTCCGAGGTCCGGGCCGTCGAACGCACGCTCGACGTGGAGCATCTGGCGCCGGTCGAGGCGATCCGCACGCTCGCGGAGCTGACCTTCGACCACCACGACGCCCACCGCGACTTCATCAAGCTCGTCAGCATCGAGAACATCCACCAGGCCGAGCACATCCGCAAATCGGAGGTGCTGGCGAACCTGGGTACCCCCGTTCTCGACGTGATCTCTCAGATCCTCGACGCGGGCCAGGCGAGCGGCGCGTTCGTCACCGACGCCGACGCCGTCGACGTCCACATGATGATCAGCGCGTTCTGCTTCTTCCGCATCGCCAACCAGCACACCTTCGGCGCGCTGTTCGGGCGTGACCTGACCACGTCCGAACATCGGGACAGGCATCGCAAGATGATCGGCGAGATGGTCGTCGCCTACCTCACGGGTGCGGGCGGGCCCGCCGGGGCCTAG
- a CDS encoding IS982 family transposase translates to MTQDLNTLLTALYVKIDDKIGGSRSMGRPPLLSDSELVCLAVAQALLGHHSEARWLRFARTHLSGMFPYLPQQSGYNKRLRAALPLVKQMIRELATDSDFWFDNHWIVDSTPVPCGMSRPTVQRSNLAGWAGYGYCASHSRFFWGLRLYLVCTPTGMPILWALANPKIGEREVLAAMLEVDAGLIAEREGILLICDKGFASKPFEKELAAHGIDLLRPSRKREKQRHGEPMLKKVRQLIESVNDTLKGQLDLEQHGGRTFEGVAVRVAQRILAMAAAIWHNNKTGAPVTRSLIAYDH, encoded by the coding sequence GTGACGCAAGACCTGAACACCCTCTTGACCGCACTATATGTGAAGATCGACGACAAGATCGGAGGAAGCCGATCGATGGGCAGGCCGCCGCTGCTCAGCGACTCCGAGCTCGTCTGCCTAGCGGTGGCCCAGGCGCTGCTCGGTCACCACTCCGAGGCCCGCTGGCTGCGCTTCGCCCGCACGCACCTGTCCGGCATGTTCCCGTACCTGCCGCAGCAGTCGGGCTACAACAAACGCCTGCGCGCGGCATTGCCCCTGGTCAAGCAGATGATCCGGGAGCTGGCCACCGACAGCGACTTTTGGTTCGACAACCACTGGATCGTTGACTCCACACCGGTGCCGTGCGGGATGTCGCGCCCAACCGTGCAGCGCTCGAACCTGGCCGGCTGGGCCGGCTATGGCTACTGCGCCTCACACTCCCGGTTCTTCTGGGGCCTGCGGCTGTATCTGGTGTGCACCCCGACCGGCATGCCGATCTTATGGGCGCTGGCCAACCCGAAGATCGGCGAGCGGGAGGTGCTGGCCGCGATGCTCGAGGTCGATGCCGGCCTGATCGCCGAACGCGAGGGCATTCTGCTCATCTGCGACAAGGGTTTCGCCTCCAAGCCTTTTGAGAAGGAACTCGCCGCCCACGGCATCGACCTGCTGCGTCCCTCCCGCAAGCGGGAGAAACAGCGGCACGGCGAGCCAATGCTCAAGAAGGTCCGCCAGCTCATCGAGTCGGTCAACGACACTCTCAAAGGCCAACTCGACCTGGAACAACACGGCGGACGGACCTTCGAGGGCGTCGCCGTCCGCGTCGCCCAGCGCATCCTGGCGATGGCCGCGGCAATCTGGCACAACAACAAGACCGGAGCCCCGGTCACCCGCTCGCTGATCGCCTACGACCACTGA